In a single window of the Zea mays cultivar B73 chromosome 5, Zm-B73-REFERENCE-NAM-5.0, whole genome shotgun sequence genome:
- the LOC109939982 gene encoding DNA-directed RNA polymerases II, IV and V subunit 11 isoform X3 — protein sequence MNAPDRYERFVVPEGTKKVSYERDTKIVNVVSFTVEREDHIVGNILRMQLHRDPNVLFAGYKLPHPLQYKIIVRIHTTSQSSPTQAYT from the exons ATGAATGCCCCTGACCGTTATGAGCGTTTTGTTGTGCCAGAGGGCACCAAGAA AGTGTCCTATGAGAGGGATACAAAGATTGTGAATGTTGTATCATTCACTGTCGAACGTGAGGATCACATTGTAGGCAATATCCTCCGCAT GCAGTTGCACAGAGACCCAAATGTTCTCTTTGCCGGGTATAAGCTCCCTCACCCACTCCAGTACAAGATCATTGTTAGG ATCCACACAACGAGCCAGTCCTCCCCGACGCAGGCCTACACCTAG